The following are from one region of the Edaphobacter acidisoli genome:
- the dapF gene encoding diaminopimelate epimerase, producing MVPFVKAHACGNDFLVIEEHLAQRRHADLARKLCARNTSVGADGIEFLERKSNGELFLRLFNADGSEAELSGNGTRCVAAWLAKNEGRNEVALGTHGGVRTCRVVEAKDPLYLIESGMGIPRVMQRTIEVPGVGNVAGAMVNVGNPHFVIFVDSEDFSTHGLAWQQLGARISTSPLFPHGTNVEFVRVLAKDEIAFRIYERGCGPTTSSGTGTCASSAASMALRGVERELTAVAEGGSQRTVWPTAEAEMRLTGPAEIICIGEVVGL from the coding sequence ATGGTTCCTTTTGTAAAAGCACACGCCTGTGGCAACGACTTCTTGGTGATTGAAGAGCATCTGGCTCAACGGCGACACGCCGATCTGGCGCGAAAGTTGTGTGCGCGCAACACCAGCGTAGGCGCAGACGGCATCGAGTTTCTTGAACGTAAGTCCAACGGCGAGCTCTTTCTTCGACTGTTCAATGCTGATGGCAGCGAGGCTGAGCTCTCAGGCAATGGCACGCGTTGCGTGGCGGCATGGCTGGCGAAGAACGAAGGGCGGAACGAGGTGGCGCTGGGCACGCATGGCGGCGTGAGGACCTGCCGCGTCGTCGAAGCCAAAGACCCGCTCTATCTGATCGAAAGTGGAATGGGCATTCCGCGCGTCATGCAGCGGACGATCGAAGTTCCGGGTGTCGGCAACGTGGCCGGCGCGATGGTGAATGTAGGGAATCCACACTTCGTCATCTTCGTTGACTCGGAAGATTTCAGCACGCACGGGCTCGCATGGCAGCAGCTCGGAGCACGCATCAGCACCAGCCCGTTGTTCCCGCATGGCACGAACGTCGAGTTCGTGCGTGTGCTCGCGAAGGACGAGATTGCGTTCCGCATCTACGAGCGTGGCTGCGGGCCGACGACTTCGTCAGGCACAGGTACATGCGCCTCGTCGGCTGCGTCGATGGCGTTGCGCGGAGTCGAGCGCGAGCTGACGGCCGTAGCTGAAGGCGGCTCGCAGCGCACAGTTTGGCCAACGGCCGAAGCAGAGATGCGGCTGACGGGACCGGCAGAGATTATCTGCATCGGTGAGGTTGTGGGCCTGTGA